A single genomic interval of Ignavibacteria bacterium harbors:
- a CDS encoding YARHG domain-containing protein has product MKKYLCYFLFFSVGLSFAQKEFSIKHYEQFKTYSKEELKKLLPFERKLLQAEILALYGYEFNEPLLQKYFNKQIWYKKVISQFPPLIKSDSANYFLMEELNKDLQNSVFENIKGLISKSEIQKREYFSYCFEKSKLKSIAKRPFSLVPINDCYRTIFFQPRFELPSPPDDFERFLNPDNFSWDDFFFFKKANDVKGIIFRAEYNENNIPIKFSEIGVDSGINLGEIVTENFVDELGRVILHYNKFCNEGKIKEFAKIFSYDNVELVKEIMLIEDSEFLYVQVTTKDIYYETGFSKKVNAK; this is encoded by the coding sequence ATGAAAAAATATTTGTGCTACTTTTTATTTTTTTCAGTTGGGCTGTCATTCGCACAAAAAGAATTCAGCATCAAACATTATGAACAATTCAAAACATATTCGAAGGAAGAGCTGAAAAAACTACTCCCGTTCGAAAGAAAACTTTTGCAAGCAGAAATTCTTGCCCTCTATGGATATGAATTTAATGAACCGCTTCTTCAAAAATATTTCAATAAACAAATTTGGTATAAAAAAGTAATCAGTCAATTCCCCCCCTTGATCAAATCTGATTCAGCAAATTATTTTTTAATGGAGGAATTAAATAAGGATCTGCAAAACTCGGTTTTTGAAAATATTAAAGGACTTATATCCAAATCCGAAATACAAAAAAGAGAATATTTCAGTTATTGTTTTGAAAAGTCGAAATTGAAATCTATTGCAAAGCGTCCATTTTCTCTTGTCCCAATTAATGATTGCTATCGCACGATTTTCTTTCAACCACGCTTTGAGCTTCCCTCTCCACCTGATGATTTTGAAAGATTCTTAAATCCAGATAATTTTAGTTGGGATGATTTCTTTTTTTTCAAAAAAGCTAATGACGTTAAAGGGATTATCTTTCGGGCTGAATATAACGAAAACAATATACCAATAAAATTCTCTGAAATTGGAGTTGATTCTGGAATTAATCTAGGGGAAATTGTTACAGAAAATTTTGTCGATGAACTTGGACGTGTTATTCTTCACTATAATAAATTCTGTAACGAAGGGAAAATAAAAGAATTTGCAAAAATATTTTCTTACGATAATGTTGAGCTCGTAAAAGAGATCATGCTTATTGAAGACAGCGAATTCCTTTATGTTCAAGTAACCACTAAAGATATATACTACGAAACTGGATTCAGTAAAAAAGTTAATGCAAAATAA
- a CDS encoding (Fe-S)-binding protein, translating to MQNNKSSFFQNVDLPSDEVIAQCIHCGSCLQSCPTYNLTYDEKSSPRGRIRLIKAVAQGELEITETFAAEMNFCLDCQACETACPAGVKYGLLVEAARVQIENSKFTPGLNRFIKKFFFRMIIPDYSRLKFIARCLRFYQRSGLQKFVNWIGILNLLSKSISRAEKLSPQISSFFSDEIFQERISPRGKRRFRVLFPTGCLMNIMFSDINKDTIEVLLRTGCEVIIPKMQTCCGSLQAHNGDMEIARKLAKQNFDLFSRYDYDYLISNSAGCGAFMKEYGHILKSDSNYYQSAKKFSDKVLDVMEFLQLHAEFSDIEEMQINATYHEACHLVHTQKISNQPIEVLKKLPGLNLIPLNEATWCCGSAGIYNIVNFDDSMKILERKINNLRVTNAEIILTGNPGCIGQIKYGCKVFGANAEVLHPVTLINRYLSRS from the coding sequence ATGCAAAATAATAAATCTAGTTTCTTCCAAAATGTTGACCTTCCAAGTGATGAAGTAATTGCACAATGTATTCATTGCGGAAGCTGTTTACAGTCCTGCCCAACTTATAATTTGACCTATGACGAAAAGTCTTCTCCGCGCGGGCGAATTCGTTTAATTAAAGCAGTCGCACAGGGTGAATTAGAAATTACAGAAACTTTTGCGGCTGAGATGAATTTCTGTCTCGACTGTCAAGCGTGCGAAACTGCATGCCCGGCTGGAGTAAAGTACGGTTTGCTGGTCGAAGCTGCACGAGTTCAAATTGAAAATTCAAAGTTTACACCAGGTTTAAATAGATTCATCAAGAAATTTTTCTTCAGAATGATCATTCCAGATTATTCACGCCTAAAATTTATTGCTCGATGCTTACGGTTTTATCAGCGAAGTGGATTACAAAAATTTGTGAACTGGATTGGCATTTTAAATTTGTTGTCTAAAAGCATTTCAAGGGCTGAGAAACTCTCTCCGCAAATTTCTTCATTTTTTTCGGATGAAATTTTTCAAGAAAGAATAAGTCCGCGTGGTAAGAGAAGATTTAGAGTCTTGTTCCCAACAGGCTGTCTGATGAACATAATGTTCTCGGACATAAACAAAGATACAATTGAAGTATTATTGAGGACTGGCTGTGAAGTAATTATTCCGAAAATGCAAACCTGCTGCGGCTCGCTTCAGGCACATAACGGTGACATGGAAATCGCCCGCAAACTTGCGAAGCAAAACTTCGATTTATTTTCTCGGTATGATTACGATTATCTAATTTCAAATTCAGCCGGATGCGGTGCATTTATGAAAGAGTACGGACATATTTTGAAAAGCGATTCGAATTATTATCAATCTGCAAAAAAATTTTCTGATAAAGTCTTGGATGTGATGGAGTTTTTACAATTGCATGCAGAGTTTTCAGATATCGAAGAAATGCAAATAAATGCTACCTACCACGAAGCCTGTCATTTAGTACACACACAAAAAATCTCAAACCAGCCAATAGAAGTTCTAAAGAAATTACCAGGTTTAAATTTAATTCCCCTCAACGAAGCCACTTGGTGCTGCGGTTCAGCAGGAATTTACAATATTGTTAACTTCGACGACTCAATGAAAATCCTCGAAAGAAAAATTAATAATCTGAGAGTGACAAATGCTGAAATCATTCTAACCGGAAATCCAGGCTGCATCGGTCAAATCAAATATGGTTGTAAAGTATTCGGTGCAAATGCAGAAGTATTGCATCCGGTGACGTTAATAAATCGGTATTTAAGCCGATCTTGA
- a CDS encoding sugar transferase, translated as MNYKNGKKRLIDILISLGLLVIFFPFIIFAAAVGIIIFRGTPFFSQERSLSFKHRRFKVHKFKTIALNRINEGKSIFLNSPYHIPNKWLKYLRSSGLDELPQLLNVLKGEMSLVGARPFSINDLHFLMKNDPKYYFEREKLRQAPGITGIWQIYGDRRMGAENLLSLEKYYEDNSSFAMDILVLIETYSILLFAKHRNSIISQ; from the coding sequence ATGAATTATAAAAATGGGAAAAAGAGATTAATTGATATCCTTATATCACTTGGATTGTTAGTCATCTTTTTCCCATTCATTATTTTCGCAGCTGCGGTTGGAATTATAATTTTTAGAGGTACGCCTTTCTTTTCACAAGAAAGGTCTCTTTCATTTAAGCATAGACGATTTAAAGTACATAAGTTTAAAACGATCGCTTTAAATAGAATCAATGAAGGAAAAAGTATTTTCCTTAATTCGCCATATCATATTCCAAATAAATGGCTAAAATATCTGAGATCATCTGGTTTAGATGAATTGCCTCAGCTTTTAAACGTACTCAAAGGAGAAATGAGTCTCGTTGGAGCCCGACCGTTTTCAATTAATGATTTACATTTTTTAATGAAAAATGATCCTAAATATTATTTTGAAAGAGAAAAGTTGCGACAAGCACCCGGAATTACTGGTATTTGGCAGATTTACGGTGATCGAAGAATGGGTGCTGAGAATTTGTTGAGTCTCGAGAAGTACTATGAAGATAATTCTTCCTTCGCTATGGATATATTAGTACTTATCGAAACCTATTCAATTCTTCTTTTTGCTAAACACAGGAATTCAATTATCTCTCAATAA
- a CDS encoding T9SS type A sorting domain-containing protein produces the protein MKRSFIQLSHLPIFTVTSILFISFIFYSYSGGITGMTKKNGDGCTCHGSTSTSGVNVTITGPSQVVVNTSENYTLTITGGPAVRGGTNIAALLGSLTAGTGLQKIGDELTHTSPRTFSGGSVSFTFSYTAPSSPGSDTIFANGNSVNFNGGNDGDAWNFAVNKPINIITSLGSVTVNSPNGGETWYAGQVRNITWSSANITNVKIELSTNNGSSWNTVTANTPASTGSYSWTIPNSASAQSKIKISDVSNSIITDESNAVFTIASQLCKDVNVTTGWNIIAVPVTAANMSKTGLFPTSASPAYAYANGYVTSDTLSHGRGYWLKFSAGQNISICGTPVILNSVPVVSGWNLISVYENDVQVSQITSSPSGIITSPFYGYSSGYTTPTVLSQGKGYWVKVSQSGNLILPIGLGKQIQASTMKVDFDKFAKLIISDADRNQFMLYTSNALIDEKSFLLPPVPPTGIFDARFANDRFVESILSGSQKISVNTFAYPISIKTEGQQIRIKDVINGEIIDAVLRDGESIEIHNNQLSQFIIESIETPAKFELIQNFPNPFNPETNIRYEIPTASHVELSVYNILGEKVATLVDEFKEAGIYQSTFSGKDLPSGVYVYRLQTINGVVSKSMSFIK, from the coding sequence ATGAAACGAAGCTTCATTCAACTTTCGCACCTGCCAATCTTCACAGTCACATCAATATTATTTATTTCATTTATTTTTTATTCCTATTCTGGTGGAATTACGGGAATGACCAAAAAAAATGGTGACGGTTGTACCTGTCATGGTTCAACATCTACATCTGGAGTTAATGTAACAATTACCGGTCCAAGTCAAGTTGTTGTTAATACATCCGAGAATTACACCCTAACAATAACGGGTGGACCTGCTGTAAGAGGAGGGACAAACATTGCTGCATTGCTCGGCAGCCTCACTGCAGGGACTGGATTACAAAAAATTGGAGATGAATTAACTCACACCTCTCCTCGAACATTTTCTGGAGGTTCTGTTTCTTTTACCTTCTCGTATACAGCACCATCTTCTCCAGGCTCAGACACAATTTTTGCCAATGGCAATTCCGTAAATTTTAATGGGGGGAATGACGGAGATGCATGGAATTTTGCAGTGAATAAACCTATCAACATTATTACTTCTCTCGGTTCGGTCACCGTCAATTCCCCTAATGGCGGTGAAACCTGGTACGCAGGACAGGTTCGAAATATTACCTGGAGCAGTGCGAATATTACAAATGTCAAGATCGAATTATCAACAAATAATGGCTCAAGTTGGAATACAGTTACTGCAAATACACCCGCATCGACAGGAAGCTATTCTTGGACAATTCCAAATTCAGCTTCTGCACAAAGTAAAATAAAAATAAGTGACGTTTCTAACTCAATTATTACAGATGAAAGTAATGCAGTGTTTACGATTGCTTCTCAATTATGCAAAGATGTGAATGTAACCACTGGTTGGAATATCATAGCGGTTCCAGTTACTGCTGCCAACATGTCAAAAACTGGTTTATTCCCAACTTCTGCATCGCCAGCTTATGCATATGCAAATGGATATGTAACTTCAGATACACTTTCACACGGGAGAGGGTATTGGTTAAAATTCAGTGCAGGGCAGAATATTTCAATTTGTGGAACACCAGTTATTTTAAATTCAGTTCCTGTCGTAAGTGGTTGGAATCTGATAAGTGTTTACGAAAATGATGTTCAAGTAAGCCAAATAACTTCTTCACCGAGTGGCATTATTACTTCACCATTTTATGGTTACAGTTCAGGATATACAACTCCGACTGTGCTAAGCCAAGGAAAAGGATATTGGGTCAAAGTTAGTCAAAGTGGGAACTTAATTTTGCCGATAGGTTTGGGAAAACAGATTCAAGCATCAACCATGAAAGTTGATTTTGATAAGTTCGCTAAATTGATCATCAGCGATGCAGATAGAAATCAATTCATGCTTTACACTTCAAACGCACTGATTGATGAAAAAAGTTTTTTGCTCCCGCCAGTTCCTCCAACAGGAATTTTTGATGCTCGTTTTGCAAATGACAGATTTGTTGAGTCTATTCTTAGTGGTTCACAAAAGATTTCTGTAAATACATTTGCATATCCAATTTCTATAAAAACTGAGGGACAGCAAATAAGGATTAAAGATGTTATCAATGGTGAAATAATTGATGCAGTGTTGAGGGATGGGGAAAGTATTGAAATTCATAATAATCAGCTGAGTCAATTTATAATTGAATCAATTGAAACTCCAGCAAAGTTTGAGCTGATCCAAAACTTCCCAAACCCGTTTAATCCGGAAACCAATATACGCTATGAAATTCCTACTGCATCTCATGTAGAACTTTCGGTATATAACATTCTTGGAGAAAAAGTAGCCACGCTTGTTGATGAGTTTAAGGAAGCAGGAATATACCAGAGCACATTTTCAGGTAAAGATCTTCCGAGTGGTGTATATGTGTATAGGTTGCAAACAATAAATGGTGTAGTAAGTAAATCAATGTCATTTATCAAATAG
- a CDS encoding DUF2339 domain-containing protein encodes MENISNKNIEKLIDAIKSLDERIERIEKHIKYDSESSISELETSVEDTKTAEEKEEALEYAIGGSWFAKMGIVVLSIGILFFLSTPYENTASYIPSLIGFLIAGIIFGGSFAMRSAYPQISGYLLGGSIILVFFSVMRLHFFGAEKTVSSLAVIVVLLLLVTAIHMLVALKRDSIHFAYWSLLLGYATALISDYAYFIFIMILAMSTIAVYLRLKKDWSNLLFFGIFFSYLTHFLWFLNNPFFGRAIEGVNLPLNLLFILCYAVIFASGNIFRKNGVDENYFVTTASFLNAGSSFALLLLVTYLAPFEYSGIYHLIGSLVYMALAVTFWVREKSKMSTFVYAMTAYVALSFAIIYLFDKSEIFILLCWQSLLVVSTSVWFRSKLIIVTNFVIYIGVFIAYLIAVQDVSLVSISFGIVALLSARILNWKKEELELHTEQMRNAYLIAALLIIPYALYHSFPANYVSYTWLAVGLLYYWFSRLLDNKKYRWMSLATLLMTVVYVFVFAITTSETVDRILAFVILGIILLLMSLIYTKKKLKADS; translated from the coding sequence ATGGAGAACATCTCTAACAAAAATATTGAGAAGCTGATTGATGCGATAAAAAGTCTCGATGAACGGATCGAGCGTATTGAAAAGCATATTAAATATGACAGCGAATCATCGATATCTGAACTTGAAACATCGGTGGAAGACACTAAAACCGCTGAAGAAAAAGAAGAAGCTCTTGAATATGCGATAGGCGGAAGTTGGTTCGCAAAAATGGGAATTGTTGTACTGTCAATTGGAATTCTCTTTTTTCTAAGCACACCATATGAAAACACTGCTTCTTATATACCAAGTTTGATAGGTTTTTTAATCGCTGGAATTATTTTCGGAGGTTCGTTCGCTATGCGAAGTGCCTATCCTCAAATATCCGGATATCTTCTCGGTGGCTCAATTATATTAGTATTTTTCTCTGTTATGAGATTGCATTTCTTCGGAGCTGAAAAGACGGTTTCTTCATTGGCGGTCATTGTAGTTTTATTACTTCTTGTTACTGCAATTCATATGTTAGTCGCGTTGAAACGAGATTCAATTCACTTTGCATATTGGAGTTTGCTGCTCGGATATGCAACTGCCTTAATTAGCGACTACGCTTATTTTATTTTCATCATGATCCTTGCAATGTCGACCATAGCTGTTTATTTAAGACTTAAGAAAGATTGGTCCAATCTTTTATTTTTCGGGATCTTTTTTTCGTATCTAACTCATTTCCTATGGTTTCTCAATAACCCATTTTTTGGAAGGGCAATCGAAGGTGTAAATCTTCCCTTGAATCTCTTATTCATACTTTGTTATGCGGTCATCTTTGCATCCGGAAATATCTTCAGAAAGAATGGCGTAGATGAAAATTATTTTGTAACTACAGCATCTTTTCTGAATGCTGGTTCAAGTTTTGCACTTCTTCTGCTTGTTACTTATTTAGCTCCTTTTGAATACAGCGGGATCTATCATTTAATTGGATCACTCGTTTACATGGCTTTAGCTGTTACTTTTTGGGTAAGAGAAAAAAGCAAAATGTCTACATTCGTTTATGCAATGACGGCTTATGTTGCACTCAGCTTCGCTATAATTTATTTATTCGATAAATCAGAAATTTTCATACTTCTTTGCTGGCAGAGTTTGCTAGTCGTATCGACTTCGGTTTGGTTCAGGTCAAAATTAATAATAGTTACAAATTTCGTAATTTATATTGGCGTGTTTATTGCGTACTTAATTGCTGTTCAAGATGTGAGCTTAGTATCAATCAGTTTTGGTATAGTCGCACTCTTAAGTGCGAGAATATTGAATTGGAAGAAGGAAGAACTTGAACTTCATACAGAACAAATGCGAAATGCATATTTAATCGCAGCTCTATTAATTATTCCGTATGCACTTTATCATTCATTCCCGGCGAATTATGTTAGTTATACTTGGTTGGCTGTCGGACTTTTATATTATTGGTTCAGCAGATTATTGGATAACAAAAAATATCGTTGGATGTCACTGGCGACTTTGTTAATGACCGTTGTATATGTTTTTGTATTTGCGATTACAACCAGCGAAACAGTTGATCGAATACTTGCCTTCGTAATTTTGGGAATCATTTTACTTTTGATGTCGCTGATCTATACAAAGAAGAAATTAAAAGCAGATTCTTAA
- a CDS encoding cytochrome bc complex cytochrome b subunit, producing MKNFWNKIYDWFNSRLDLQDVVGFIGKKYVPVHRHSVWYYFGGVSLFLFIIQVITGILLLFYYKGSSDLAFESIQFIMSKVEFGWLIRSIHSWAANLFILAAFIHMFSVYFSRAYRKPREITWLTGMLMFFLALAFGFSGYLLPWNELAFFATKVGTDIMTAIPFIGTPIMEFMRGGEDVTGATLSRLFGFHVALFPGIFTVLLAVHLILVQRQGMSVPIDMENIPADEKKTMPFFPNFLLRDLLLWLLVLNVLAILAVFFPAHLGEKADMFAPSPEGIKPEWYFLFMFQTLKYIPAQVLFIDGEILGILLFGAAGLLWTLVPFWDRRSAKGQSSRFVTYLGLFAVIFIIVFTIVGWLA from the coding sequence ATGAAAAACTTTTGGAATAAGATATATGATTGGTTCAACAGCCGATTAGACTTGCAAGATGTAGTCGGCTTCATAGGAAAAAAATATGTTCCGGTTCATAGACATTCGGTTTGGTATTATTTTGGAGGAGTTTCACTTTTCCTTTTCATAATACAAGTGATTACAGGAATTTTACTTCTCTTCTACTATAAAGGAAGTTCCGATCTTGCATTTGAAAGCATTCAATTTATAATGTCAAAAGTTGAATTTGGCTGGCTGATTAGATCAATTCACAGTTGGGCTGCTAATCTTTTTATTCTTGCTGCGTTTATTCACATGTTCAGCGTTTATTTTTCGCGAGCATACAGAAAACCGAGAGAAATAACTTGGCTGACTGGAATGTTAATGTTTTTCCTCGCACTAGCTTTTGGTTTCAGCGGTTACCTATTACCCTGGAATGAATTGGCATTTTTTGCTACCAAAGTCGGCACAGATATCATGACTGCAATTCCATTTATCGGAACACCAATAATGGAATTCATGCGTGGTGGTGAAGATGTTACCGGCGCAACTCTATCGAGATTGTTTGGATTCCACGTTGCCTTGTTTCCTGGAATTTTCACTGTACTGCTTGCGGTTCATTTGATATTGGTACAGCGGCAAGGTATGAGTGTCCCAATTGATATGGAAAATATTCCAGCGGACGAGAAGAAAACAATGCCATTCTTTCCAAATTTTCTTCTAAGGGATTTATTGCTTTGGTTACTAGTGTTGAATGTTTTAGCTATACTTGCAGTCTTCTTTCCTGCCCATCTTGGGGAAAAAGCGGACATGTTTGCCCCTTCTCCTGAAGGCATTAAGCCTGAGTGGTACTTCTTATTCATGTTTCAAACTTTAAAATATATTCCGGCTCAGGTTTTGTTCATTGATGGAGAAATTTTAGGAATTCTGCTTTTTGGTGCTGCTGGTCTTTTATGGACGCTAGTCCCATTTTGGGATCGCAGAAGTGCCAAAGGGCAAAGCAGCCGATTTGTAACTTATCTCGGATTGTTCGCCGTCATTTTCATAATAGTATTCACGATAGTAGGGTGGTTAGCATGA
- a CDS encoding Rieske 2Fe-2S domain-containing protein, which translates to MNDKGHLPEERRTFLKYLIGGGLIGFAGSVLYPLFAFLKPPKQADVEVTSASAGKLSEFEKGTGKIVRFGNKPLLVIRMPNGEVKAFSATCTHFDCTVQYKKDLEIIWCACHNGKYDLNGKNIAGPPPRPLDEYRVVMKGDEILISKKA; encoded by the coding sequence ATGAACGATAAGGGACATCTTCCGGAAGAGAGAAGGACTTTTTTAAAGTACCTTATTGGTGGAGGTTTGATAGGATTTGCGGGATCGGTACTCTACCCACTCTTTGCATTTTTAAAACCACCTAAGCAGGCTGATGTTGAAGTAACATCTGCATCTGCTGGCAAACTTTCGGAGTTTGAAAAAGGTACAGGTAAAATCGTCAGGTTTGGAAACAAGCCATTGCTTGTAATCCGAATGCCTAACGGAGAAGTGAAAGCATTTTCTGCAACTTGTACTCATTTTGATTGTACAGTACAGTATAAAAAAGATCTAGAAATAATTTGGTGTGCTTGTCACAATGGTAAATACGATTTGAATGGCAAAAACATTGCAGGTCCACCACCTCGTCCACTTGATGAATATCGAGTTGTGATGAAGGGAGACGAAATACTTATTTCAAAGAAAGCTTGA
- a CDS encoding cytochrome C: MVKQKFPAYFYNPITLGGVVISVVSFGLILFLIVLESLAEEQKPYMGIIAFVILPSFLFIGIVLIGIGVYREFRKEQLGKKVIYKYPKIDLNDRRTRAAFLTISFVGIVFLAFSAFGSFKAYEYTDSDEFCGTVCHKVMEPEFVAYQSSPHARVGCVQCHIGSGADWFVRAKISGAYQVYSVLFNKYSRPIPTPVEHLRPAQQTCEQCHWPKHFFSEKRVQYTNYMSDEKNTRFDIDLILKVGGGNIDTGPTSGIHWHMNIVNDVYYIASDKKRLEIPYVRTVGKDGKVEEYYSTDSKLNEAEIKKGELRKMDCMDCHNRPSHNYHAPAPSVNHLLSLNLIDKNLPFIKSLAVEALDHPYTNNRIAMDSIAIKIRDFYTINYAEISKTRNKEIEQTILELQRLYSRNYFPEMNVSWTKYPEHIGHMFSPGCFRCHDGRHVSKTGKTITFDCNACHSILKQKFEDKEEMVSVSGLTYTHPIDIGEAWKKMICSDCHNKK; the protein is encoded by the coding sequence TTGGTTAAACAAAAATTTCCTGCTTATTTTTACAACCCAATTACGTTGGGTGGAGTAGTTATTTCGGTTGTCAGCTTTGGATTAATACTTTTTCTAATTGTTTTAGAAAGCTTAGCCGAAGAGCAAAAGCCATATATGGGAATCATAGCTTTTGTTATCCTTCCTTCTTTTCTTTTTATTGGAATTGTTCTCATCGGTATTGGAGTTTACCGCGAGTTCAGAAAAGAACAACTTGGCAAAAAGGTTATATATAAATATCCAAAAATTGATTTAAATGACCGAAGAACTCGAGCTGCTTTCTTAACGATCTCATTTGTAGGAATTGTGTTTTTAGCATTTTCTGCATTTGGAAGTTTTAAAGCCTACGAATATACTGACTCAGATGAATTTTGCGGTACAGTTTGCCATAAAGTTATGGAGCCTGAATTTGTTGCATACCAATCCTCCCCACATGCAAGAGTAGGGTGTGTGCAATGTCATATCGGTTCAGGTGCTGACTGGTTCGTTCGAGCAAAAATTTCCGGTGCTTATCAAGTTTATTCTGTTTTGTTCAATAAGTACAGCCGTCCAATACCTACACCTGTTGAACACCTTCGTCCGGCACAGCAGACTTGTGAGCAATGTCACTGGCCTAAGCACTTCTTCAGCGAAAAGCGCGTACAGTACACCAATTATATGTCCGATGAAAAAAATACTCGATTCGACATTGATTTAATTCTTAAAGTTGGCGGTGGCAATATTGATACAGGACCTACTTCAGGTATTCACTGGCACATGAATATTGTAAATGATGTCTATTACATTGCTTCCGACAAAAAAAGATTAGAGATCCCGTATGTAAGAACAGTTGGAAAAGATGGCAAAGTTGAGGAGTACTACAGCACTGATTCAAAACTGAATGAAGCAGAAATCAAAAAAGGTGAACTTAGAAAAATGGATTGTATGGATTGTCATAATAGACCATCGCACAATTATCATGCACCGGCTCCGTCGGTTAATCACTTATTGTCATTAAACTTAATTGATAAAAATCTGCCATTTATTAAAAGTCTTGCCGTAGAAGCTTTGGATCATCCATATACTAATAATAGAATAGCAATGGATAGCATTGCGATTAAAATCAGAGATTTTTATACAATCAACTACGCAGAAATTTCTAAAACAAGAAATAAAGAAATTGAACAAACTATTTTAGAGTTACAGCGTCTTTATTCAAGGAATTATTTCCCGGAAATGAATGTAAGTTGGACAAAATATCCTGAACATATCGGGCACATGTTTTCTCCCGGTTGTTTTAGATGTCATGATGGAAGACATGTAAGTAAAACGGGAAAGACCATTACATTTGATTGTAATGCGTGTCATTCAATATTAAAACAAAAGTTTGAAGATAAAGAAGAAATGGTATCAGTCAGCGGATTAACCTATACGCATCCAATTGATATTGGTGAGGCATGGAAAAAAATGATCTGCAGCGATTGTCATAATAAAAAATGA